The Abyssisolibacter fermentans genome has a segment encoding these proteins:
- a CDS encoding AAA family ATPase: MIIDRRIILPKRSEIMEVKRIEVQGFKNIKKINFDFNVINALVSINNYGKSNILDAIDFGIDFIKNNSSVKSDMMEYLSVIPVNKNMSNETYSFLIEFEIKVKGDAYLVEYSYCFKWESDEEDSTKKIHGEKLRFKKNSKGQKYNTYFSRSDKKATYQTSKTGRNNKKILIDDDSLIINKLLAYDDLFYLDIVKAINNINFYINRSFDATNSFEFNPLQKKGKNVLDISNAENIPRVIYTIKKKYPDKYELIKNTFIDLFPNIEDIVVEEILKGNEIIGDIPENAPYKISNEIYLIFVKDKNIETVLEFTNLSTGAKRIFLFLTYIVLAEINSVQIIAIEELENSIHPSLFNRFINILSQLASDNLKIILSSHSPYIVQYMELDDIFVGIPNSKGLANFSKIKKSSKKKITKMADMYGMSTGDYIFEQMNGSIDDIEELNSFLEE; encoded by the coding sequence ATGATAATTGATAGAAGAATTATTTTACCAAAAAGGAGTGAGATTATGGAAGTCAAGAGAATAGAGGTGCAAGGCTTCAAAAACATAAAAAAAATAAACTTTGATTTCAATGTTATAAATGCATTAGTATCTATAAATAACTATGGTAAATCAAATATATTAGATGCAATTGACTTTGGTATAGATTTTATTAAAAATAATAGTTCTGTAAAGTCGGATATGATGGAATATTTATCTGTAATTCCAGTTAATAAAAATATGAGTAATGAGACCTATTCTTTTTTAATTGAGTTTGAAATCAAAGTTAAGGGAGACGCCTATTTGGTTGAATACAGTTATTGTTTTAAGTGGGAGAGTGATGAAGAAGATTCTACTAAAAAAATACATGGTGAAAAGTTAAGATTTAAGAAAAATTCAAAAGGTCAAAAATATAATACATACTTTAGTAGGTCAGATAAAAAAGCAACTTATCAAACATCAAAAACTGGAAGAAACAATAAGAAAATTTTGATTGATGATGATAGTTTAATTATTAATAAATTATTAGCATATGATGATTTATTCTATTTAGATATTGTAAAAGCAATTAATAATATAAATTTTTATATTAATCGTTCATTTGATGCGACAAATTCATTTGAATTTAATCCTTTACAAAAAAAGGGGAAAAATGTTTTAGATATTTCAAATGCAGAAAATATTCCTAGAGTGATATACACAATAAAGAAAAAGTATCCTGATAAATATGAATTAATTAAAAATACTTTTATAGATTTATTTCCAAATATTGAGGATATAGTTGTTGAAGAAATTCTAAAAGGAAATGAAATAATTGGAGATATTCCAGAAAATGCTCCATATAAAATTTCAAATGAAATTTATTTAATATTTGTTAAAGATAAAAATATCGAGACGGTTTTAGAATTCACAAATTTATCAACGGGAGCAAAAAGAATATTTTTATTTTTAACATATATAGTTTTAGCTGAAATTAACAGTGTTCAAATTATTGCAATTGAAGAATTAGAGAATTCAATTCATCCTAGTTTATTTAATAGATTTATTAATATATTATCTCAACTGGCTTCGGATAATTTAAAAATTATATTATCCAGCCATTCTCCATACATTGTTCAATATATGGAATTAGATGATATTTTTGTAGGCATACCAAATAGTAAGGGTTTAGCTAATTTTTCTAAAATAAAGAAGTCATCAAAGAAAAAGATTACTAAAATGGCTGATATGTATGGGATGTCAACTGGTGATTATATATTTGAACAGATGAATGGCTCGATTGATGATATAGAAGAATTAAATAGTTTTTTGGAGGAGTAA
- a CDS encoding NADH peroxidase yields the protein MKKFVCTVCGYVHEGENAPEKCPQCGVPADKFVEQESVEDLVWADEHKIGIAKGLDEKVVEDLRANFMGECTEVGMYLAMSRQADREGYPEIAEAYKRIAFEEAEHAAKFAELLGEVVVADTKTNLQMRVDAEHGACKGKKDLATRAKELNYDAIHDTVHEMCKDEARHGSAFRGLLNRYFG from the coding sequence ATGAAAAAATTTGTATGTACTGTTTGTGGTTATGTTCACGAAGGAGAAAATGCTCCAGAAAAATGCCCTCAATGTGGCGTTCCAGCAGATAAATTTGTTGAGCAAGAATCAGTAGAAGATTTAGTATGGGCTGACGAGCATAAAATAGGTATAGCAAAAGGTTTAGATGAAAAAGTAGTTGAAGATTTAAGAGCTAACTTTATGGGAGAATGTACAGAAGTAGGAATGTACCTTGCCATGAGCAGACAAGCAGATAGAGAAGGATACCCAGAGATAGCAGAAGCGTATAAAAGAATAGCTTTCGAAGAAGCAGAACATGCTGCTAAATTTGCAGAATTATTAGGAGAAGTAGTAGTAGCTGATACAAAAACAAACCTACAAATGAGAGTAGATGCAGAACATGGTGCTTGTAAAGGAAAGAAAGATTTAGCTACAAGAGCAAAAGAATTAAATTATGATGCAATACATGACACAGTGCATGAAATGTGCAAGGATGAAGCAAGGCATGGTTCTGCTTTTAGAGGGCTTCTTAATAGATATTTTGGATAA
- a CDS encoding Fur family transcriptional regulator has protein sequence MNFKINNIEDYLKSNDIKPSYQRIKIFEYLIKYKNHPTVDMIYKELVGEIPTLSKTTVYNTLKLFVEKNIVIVINIEDNETRYDADTSFHGHFKCRKCKRVYDFRLEMPHIKDLEGFDIDEYHFYLKGVCKSCKIQQN, from the coding sequence GTGAATTTTAAAATTAATAATATTGAAGATTATCTAAAAAGCAATGACATAAAGCCATCATATCAGAGAATAAAAATTTTTGAGTATTTGATTAAATATAAGAATCATCCGACTGTTGATATGATATACAAAGAACTAGTTGGCGAAATTCCAACATTATCGAAGACAACAGTGTACAATACTTTGAAACTATTTGTTGAAAAAAACATAGTCATAGTAATAAATATTGAAGACAATGAAACAAGATATGATGCAGATACTTCGTTTCATGGACATTTTAAATGTAGGAAATGTAAACGAGTATATGATTTCAGGTTAGAAATGCCACACATCAAAGACCTAGAAGGGTTTGATATTGATGAGTACCATTTCTATTTAAAAGGTGTATGCAAAAGCTGTAAAATACAGCAAAACTAA
- a CDS encoding alanine:cation symporter family protein, whose amino-acid sequence MGNLINMTSSYLWDIFLPLVILLGMFVIYQTIRYRNMISYRDANKWEWSKIKNSISISLSSKIGTGAIIGVLAAMFKNSSNGVGGEGIVLWIFLGMFILVPITYCEVLFSRITEKTPREFIDYNLNSKAGSIYTVCLVILYTFGFVGFQLTGIQSVVKNFMTENIGYSFPKLNVLLFIIVPLIVIVSLIVITKNHKLFINCLASMITTIIILYGLFFLIFLVKTIDFLPKYLYLVWKDFINFKSASIGIPIGLVIGFQRIIQISETGLGTSALASSDGNNSPRREALLQTISTILTVVVAVIITSYVFSYGRYNLPNIMLTQNGYQRITGYFTSVKAVTGYLGGAIIMIFFIISGFTTILGSFHFINTTMQISENKRILFYIILISLSGMFSISNFNVIFDASDLLMFIVSSINIIAMFMFTIKNIKKFKVK is encoded by the coding sequence ATGGGAAATCTTATCAATATGACTAGTAGTTATCTTTGGGATATTTTTTTACCGCTAGTTATTTTATTAGGTATGTTTGTGATTTATCAAACAATTAGATATAGAAATATGATAAGTTATAGAGATGCTAACAAGTGGGAATGGTCAAAAATAAAAAATTCAATATCTATTTCACTATCATCAAAAATTGGTACAGGTGCCATTATTGGAGTTTTAGCAGCCATGTTTAAAAACTCAAGTAATGGAGTAGGTGGTGAAGGCATAGTTCTATGGATATTTCTGGGAATGTTTATATTAGTGCCAATAACATACTGTGAGGTATTGTTTTCACGAATTACAGAAAAAACACCTAGAGAATTTATAGATTACAATTTAAATTCAAAAGCTGGATCAATATATACAGTATGTTTGGTTATTTTATATACATTTGGATTTGTAGGTTTTCAGCTTACAGGAATACAAAGTGTAGTTAAAAATTTCATGACAGAAAATATTGGGTATAGTTTTCCCAAGTTAAATGTTCTATTGTTCATTATTGTTCCATTAATTGTGATAGTGTCTTTAATAGTTATAACTAAAAACCATAAGCTTTTTATAAATTGCTTAGCATCTATGATTACTACAATAATTATTTTATATGGTTTGTTCTTTTTAATATTTTTAGTTAAAACAATAGATTTCTTGCCAAAATATTTATATCTAGTGTGGAAAGATTTTATCAATTTTAAATCAGCTTCAATAGGGATTCCTATAGGTTTAGTAATAGGCTTTCAAAGGATTATACAAATTAGTGAAACTGGTTTAGGGACAAGTGCTTTGGCAAGTTCAGATGGTAATAATTCACCAAGAAGAGAGGCATTATTACAAACAATTTCTACAATATTGACAGTGGTTGTTGCAGTTATAATTACCTCATATGTTTTTTCATATGGGAGATATAATTTACCTAATATAATGCTTACTCAGAATGGGTATCAAAGGATAACAGGGTATTTTACAAGTGTGAAAGCAGTAACAGGTTATTTAGGTGGAGCAATAATTATGATTTTCTTCATAATATCAGGTTTTACAACTATTTTAGGGTCATTTCACTTTATAAATACAACTATGCAGATTAGTGAAAATAAAAGAATTTTATTTTATATAATATTAATCTCTTTATCAGGGATGTTTAGTATTTCAAATTTTAATGTAATATTTGATGCATCAGATTTGTTAATGTTTATAGTGAGTTCCATAAATATAATAGCAATGTTTATGTTTACTATTAAAAATATCAAAAAATTCAAGGTTAAATAA
- a CDS encoding FAD-dependent oxidoreductase, with translation MGRKILIVGGVAGGASAAARLRRLSEDDQIVMFERGPHVSFSNCCLPYHLSGVVEKSDNLVLMCPEKFLSQYKIEARVNNEVLSIDRENKQVKVKNTVTGEEYNETYDKLILSPGAKAIVPSIPGIEKVNVFSVRNVVDIKKLNSFVKNMDSKDVSVIGGGFVGVEVAENLKEAGFNVTLIEAMPQIMRPFDYDMVQILHKELHDQGINLIVNDKVASFENNTVVLESGKKVSANSVVMAIGVAPETDLAVNAGLELGVTGAIKVDQNYRTKDKDIYAVGDAIEVYHALTKSMIKLPLAGPAQKQARSVADHINGKNIRNTGFIGSSVIKCFNYNGASTGLTEGQAKNMNLDYEVVKIIPNDKVGLMPASEPVHFKLIIEKPTGVVLGAQAIGRGNVDKRVDAIATAIKFGATVEDLRDLELCYAPPFGTAKDVVNFAGYVGSNLLNGSFKQVHAEDVRGLLEQGAFIVDAREVNEYDHSHIKGAKNIPLSQFRQRLDEFPKDKAIYIHCRSGQRSYNMTLALQHLGFENVYNISGGFMGLCFYEYFNDQTTDREAIVTDYNFL, from the coding sequence ATGGGAAGAAAAATATTAATTGTAGGTGGAGTTGCAGGAGGAGCATCAGCAGCTGCTAGATTAAGAAGACTTAGTGAAGATGACCAAATAGTGATGTTTGAAAGAGGACCACATGTATCATTTTCTAATTGCTGTTTACCATACCATTTAAGCGGGGTAGTAGAAAAATCAGATAATTTAGTTTTAATGTGCCCAGAGAAATTTTTATCACAATACAAAATAGAAGCAAGAGTAAATAATGAGGTATTATCAATTGATAGAGAAAACAAGCAAGTAAAAGTTAAAAATACCGTGACAGGTGAAGAATACAATGAGACATATGATAAATTGATATTATCTCCTGGAGCAAAAGCGATAGTACCTAGCATACCAGGAATTGAAAAAGTAAACGTATTTTCAGTAAGAAATGTAGTAGATATCAAAAAATTAAATTCTTTTGTAAAAAATATGGATTCAAAAGATGTATCAGTAATAGGTGGAGGATTTGTTGGAGTAGAGGTTGCTGAAAACTTAAAAGAAGCTGGTTTCAATGTAACTTTGATAGAAGCTATGCCTCAAATAATGAGACCATTTGATTATGATATGGTTCAAATACTTCACAAGGAATTACATGACCAAGGAATAAATCTTATAGTTAATGACAAGGTAGCATCATTTGAAAATAATACTGTAGTTTTAGAATCAGGTAAAAAAGTATCTGCTAACTCAGTAGTTATGGCAATAGGTGTTGCACCAGAAACTGATTTAGCAGTAAATGCTGGATTAGAATTAGGAGTTACAGGTGCTATAAAAGTAGACCAAAACTATAGAACAAAAGATAAAGACATATATGCAGTAGGTGATGCAATAGAGGTTTACCATGCGTTAACAAAATCTATGATAAAATTACCTTTAGCTGGTCCAGCACAAAAGCAAGCTAGATCAGTAGCAGATCATATAAATGGTAAAAACATCAGAAACACTGGATTTATTGGTTCATCAGTTATCAAATGCTTTAATTATAATGGAGCTTCTACAGGGTTAACAGAAGGACAAGCAAAAAATATGAACTTAGACTATGAAGTAGTAAAAATCATACCAAATGACAAAGTAGGATTAATGCCTGCAAGCGAACCTGTTCATTTTAAACTAATAATCGAAAAACCAACAGGTGTAGTATTAGGAGCTCAAGCTATAGGTAGAGGTAATGTAGATAAGAGAGTTGATGCAATAGCTACTGCCATTAAGTTTGGTGCTACAGTTGAAGATTTAAGAGATTTAGAATTATGTTATGCTCCACCATTTGGAACAGCTAAGGATGTTGTCAATTTTGCAGGTTATGTAGGATCTAATTTATTAAACGGTTCATTTAAGCAAGTTCATGCTGAAGATGTGAGAGGTTTATTAGAGCAGGGAGCATTTATAGTTGATGCAAGAGAAGTAAATGAATATGATCACAGTCATATCAAAGGAGCTAAAAATATACCACTTAGTCAATTTAGACAAAGATTAGACGAATTCCCTAAAGATAAAGCGATTTACATTCATTGTAGAAGTGGTCAAAGAAGCTATAACATGACTTTAGCGTTACAACACTTAGGATTTGAAAATGTCTATAATATTTCTGGTGGGTTTATGGGATTATGTTTCTATGAATATTTCAATGATCAAACTACAGATAGAGAAGCGATTGTAACAGATTACAATTTCCTTTAA
- a CDS encoding type I phosphomannose isomerase catalytic subunit, with protein sequence MYPLKFENLYYPKIWGGRDFEIFRDNFEQGNIGESWDVACHKNGTSVVANGSFKGMNLEALIKEKKEALVGTKISLDKFPLLVKLINARDKLSVQVHPNDEYAHRVEGELGKTEVWYVIEALEGANLIVGTKEGCTKDDLKQAIEKGELEKHLNKIYVKKGDVYFVQSGLIHAIGEGVVIAEIQQNSDTTYRLYDYNRGREIHIKKGLEVVNLDLKGQRVEGKKISYDGFCKTELCKCKDFVLEKFEIHSQMEEESDVERFYIYTCIEGKGQIAYDKGVVELAKGDSILIPATLGKYKIKGNLQILKSYVPELGK encoded by the coding sequence ATGTACCCATTAAAGTTTGAAAATTTGTATTATCCTAAGATATGGGGCGGAAGGGATTTTGAGATTTTTAGAGACAATTTCGAGCAAGGTAACATTGGTGAGAGTTGGGACGTTGCATGTCATAAAAATGGAACTAGTGTAGTGGCTAATGGAAGCTTTAAAGGAATGAATTTAGAAGCTCTAATTAAAGAAAAGAAAGAAGCGTTAGTAGGAACGAAAATCTCACTTGATAAATTCCCATTGCTTGTAAAATTAATAAATGCAAGGGATAAACTATCAGTCCAAGTACATCCAAATGATGAGTATGCACACAGAGTAGAAGGTGAGCTTGGGAAAACAGAAGTATGGTATGTAATAGAAGCATTAGAGGGTGCTAATTTGATAGTAGGAACTAAAGAAGGTTGTACTAAAGATGATCTAAAACAAGCAATAGAAAAAGGTGAATTAGAAAAACATCTTAACAAGATATATGTAAAAAAAGGTGACGTTTACTTTGTACAAAGCGGACTTATTCATGCAATTGGAGAAGGTGTTGTTATAGCAGAAATTCAACAAAATAGCGATACAACTTATAGATTATATGACTATAATAGAGGCAGAGAAATTCATATTAAAAAAGGCTTAGAGGTTGTAAATCTTGATTTAAAAGGTCAAAGAGTAGAAGGTAAAAAAATCAGTTATGATGGTTTCTGTAAAACGGAGTTATGTAAGTGTAAAGATTTTGTTTTAGAAAAATTCGAGATACATTCGCAAATGGAAGAGGAAAGTGACGTAGAAAGATTTTATATTTATACATGTATAGAAGGTAAAGGGCAAATAGCATATGATAAAGGTGTTGTAGAGTTAGCTAAAGGAGATAGCATATTGATACCTGCTACATTAGGAAAGTATAAAATAAAAGGAAATTTACAGATATTAAAGAGTTATGTTCCAGAGTTGGGAAAATAG
- a CDS encoding YeeE/YedE family protein, whose product MKKNQVYIGFAILASMIAFGIYQYGKDYRLALHLIIGLTIGYVMQRSRFGFAGGIKKIYVTGDSSLTKGLMFLFSITLVITAAIHYGSYVNGGDVFYRAVESGAAVIPGSDYVEPANIATVIGGILFGIGMMLGGGCASGTLTDVGEGYGRGMIVLFFFSTGALWGAHDMPWWTQSIFFKIHKRLYLPDVFGFMGTVALSLAGYLLIYYIAKRYESSRRKANTLKVEEYDQWEKELPEQKDFKLFSKETYHKFFVKRWSYYTGAVFIMIMFVTILVTTGTSWGVTAIFAKWAGWFYQSIGVVDVSDWGWFANKMDSMRAGFFNDPGSMRNMGIIIGAFLAPLLAGHFTFKFKFNFKDIIFYAIGGLLMGYGARIALGCNVGALYSGLSNMSLSGWVFLPSLTLGGILGVKLVQKLKINI is encoded by the coding sequence ATGAAAAAAAATCAGGTATATATAGGATTTGCTATATTAGCATCAATGATAGCTTTCGGAATTTATCAATATGGCAAAGATTATAGATTAGCATTACATTTAATTATTGGACTTACTATAGGTTATGTTATGCAAAGATCAAGATTTGGTTTTGCAGGTGGAATAAAAAAGATCTATGTAACTGGAGATAGCAGTTTAACAAAAGGACTTATGTTTTTATTTTCAATAACTTTAGTAATAACAGCTGCTATACACTATGGTTCATATGTAAATGGAGGAGATGTATTCTATAGAGCAGTTGAATCAGGAGCAGCAGTTATACCGGGATCTGACTATGTAGAACCAGCAAATATAGCTACTGTAATAGGTGGTATATTATTTGGTATAGGAATGATGCTTGGTGGTGGATGTGCTTCAGGAACACTTACTGATGTAGGTGAAGGATATGGTAGAGGTATGATAGTATTATTCTTCTTTAGTACAGGTGCATTATGGGGAGCTCATGATATGCCTTGGTGGACTCAGAGTATATTCTTCAAAATCCACAAACGTTTATATCTACCAGATGTATTTGGATTTATGGGAACTGTTGCATTATCATTAGCAGGTTATTTGTTAATTTACTATATAGCTAAAAGATATGAAAGTAGTAGAAGAAAAGCAAATACATTAAAAGTTGAAGAATACGATCAATGGGAAAAAGAATTACCAGAGCAAAAAGATTTTAAATTATTTAGCAAAGAAACATATCATAAATTCTTTGTAAAAAGATGGTCTTATTATACAGGAGCAGTATTTATAATGATAATGTTTGTAACAATATTGGTTACAACAGGTACAAGCTGGGGAGTAACAGCGATATTTGCTAAATGGGCAGGCTGGTTTTATCAATCTATAGGTGTAGTTGATGTATCAGACTGGGGATGGTTTGCAAATAAAATGGATTCAATGAGAGCAGGTTTCTTCAATGATCCTGGTTCTATGAGAAATATGGGTATAATTATAGGAGCATTTTTAGCACCATTATTAGCTGGACATTTTACATTTAAATTCAAGTTCAATTTTAAAGATATAATATTTTATGCAATTGGCGGTTTATTAATGGGTTATGGTGCAAGAATTGCTTTAGGATGTAACGTTGGAGCATTATACTCAGGATTATCAAACATGTCTCTATCAGGATGGGTATTCCTACCTTCATTAACTTTAGGGGGAATATTAGGAGTTAAATTAGTACAAAAACTAAAAATAAATATATAA
- a CDS encoding RNA polymerase sigma factor, with protein sequence MEQQSLRTDDCLESVIKAYSNMVYRLAFSQTRNKSSADDIYQEVFFRYIKKTPRFETEKHRKAWLIRVTINCCKKMWTSSWRKKIVPLDETIVFETKEETNLHYELQKLPVKYRAVIHLFYYEDLSIEEISETLNQKPSTIRTQLTRARYKLKEILKEGYNV encoded by the coding sequence ATGGAACAACAATCATTGCGTACGGATGATTGTTTGGAAAGTGTTATAAAAGCATATTCCAATATGGTTTATAGATTAGCTTTTTCACAGACAAGAAATAAAAGCAGTGCTGATGATATTTATCAAGAAGTTTTTTTTCGATACATCAAAAAAACCCCACGGTTTGAAACAGAGAAACATAGAAAAGCTTGGCTTATTCGAGTTACTATCAACTGTTGTAAAAAAATGTGGACATCTTCTTGGAGGAAAAAAATAGTGCCATTAGATGAAACCATTGTTTTTGAAACAAAGGAAGAAACTAATCTTCACTATGAACTTCAAAAACTGCCAGTGAAGTATAGAGCAGTAATACACCTGTTTTATTATGAGGATTTAAGCATAGAAGAAATTAGTGAAACATTAAATCAAAAACCATCTACTATCAGAACACAGCTTACACGTGCAAGATATAAGCTGAAAGAAATTTTGAAGGAGGGTTATAATGTTTAG
- a CDS encoding SHOCT domain-containing protein: MWVVIVFFIILFIIILIIASKKDVNTELQEAYASLEELKKQHRLKNGVPDFYLEVLYYGGHPLFDAKSYSWSNGFNKEQFNQLLETIESDNIFINEGRSMQFYLWIQQNILYLLHTHTNGVEKLSLNINNISCFYMYGNVYNELKIEGGGSIYYPFDYIEPISSHKSKADDRKVVVEYKYSNKKCSMMFNGTFYDLLMKKIPEKELQRNKSDSNNNIANNVYDELRELKNLMEEGIISEIEFNQKKEKLLNKI, translated from the coding sequence ATGTGGGTAGTTATAGTATTTTTCATTATTCTATTTATTATAATACTCATTATTGCATCAAAAAAAGATGTAAATACTGAATTACAAGAAGCATATGCTAGTTTAGAAGAGTTAAAAAAACAGCATAGACTTAAAAATGGAGTTCCAGATTTCTATCTTGAAGTTTTATATTATGGAGGACATCCTTTATTTGATGCTAAATCTTACAGCTGGTCAAATGGCTTCAATAAAGAACAATTTAATCAACTACTTGAAACTATTGAATCTGATAATATATTTATTAACGAAGGAAGAAGTATGCAATTTTATTTGTGGATACAGCAAAACATCTTATATTTATTACATACACATACAAATGGAGTTGAAAAACTTTCTTTAAATATTAACAATATTTCATGCTTCTATATGTATGGAAATGTTTATAATGAACTTAAAATTGAAGGAGGAGGCTCAATATATTATCCCTTTGATTATATTGAACCAATAAGTAGCCATAAATCGAAAGCTGATGATAGAAAGGTAGTCGTAGAATACAAGTACAGTAATAAAAAATGCAGTATGATGTTTAATGGTACTTTTTATGATCTATTAATGAAAAAAATACCTGAAAAAGAATTGCAGAGAAATAAGTCAGATTCTAATAATAATATAGCGAATAATGTATATGATGAACTTAGAGAATTAAAAAATTTGATGGAAGAAGGTATTATTTCAGAAATTGAATTTAATCAAAAAAAAGAAAAGTTATTAAATAAAATATAG
- a CDS encoding class I SAM-dependent methyltransferase: MSNIEQMSDFFNKRAETYDDYMRETVENFDKYYSLLSQPIKQTNDEVEILDMGCGTGIELEGIFNKAPNAKITGIDMSQEMLDKMMKKYKAKAANIKIIVDSYLICNIADNYYDYIVSSMTMHHFLQEPKIEIYKKIRKSLKEDGLYIEGDYVVSDEEQNECLKIYQELMNTVKEENRDLYHIDIPFTLQKQKELLKKAGFKKIKVILKQENQAILVAHK; encoded by the coding sequence ATGAGTAATATTGAACAAATGAGTGATTTTTTTAATAAGAGGGCAGAAACTTATGATGATTATATGAGAGAAACAGTCGAAAATTTTGACAAGTATTACAGTTTATTATCACAGCCAATAAAACAAACAAATGATGAAGTTGAAATATTAGATATGGGTTGTGGAACAGGTATTGAGTTAGAAGGTATTTTTAATAAAGCTCCAAATGCAAAGATAACAGGTATAGATATGTCACAAGAAATGTTAGACAAGATGATGAAAAAGTACAAAGCTAAAGCAGCTAATATAAAAATTATAGTAGATTCATATTTAATATGTAATATAGCTGATAACTATTATGACTATATAGTATCATCGATGACAATGCATCATTTTTTGCAAGAGCCAAAGATAGAAATATATAAAAAAATTAGAAAGTCATTAAAAGAAGATGGATTGTATATAGAAGGGGATTATGTAGTTAGTGATGAGGAGCAAAATGAATGTTTAAAAATATACCAGGAATTAATGAATACAGTAAAAGAAGAAAATAGAGATTTATATCATATTGACATACCATTTACACTACAAAAACAAAAAGAACTTTTAAAAAAAGCAGGTTTTAAGAAAATAAAGGTTATACTCAAACAAGAGAATCAAGCAATTTTAGTTGCTCATAAATAA